One window of Nakaseomyces glabratus chromosome A, complete sequence genomic DNA carries:
- the RAX1 gene encoding Rax1p (CAGL0A03828g~Ortholog(s) have endoplasmic reticulum localization), translated as MPSTAIDFDQIQHQRLPTLYEVFILKTEPPVDLWSFYTYLSQFPYAINYLDFWIDLMAHIRLCKDYVSTVRQSVVQGSALEEFRNLDERSNVNRHMNNDEDASVTTSILMNTLLSEGYLDFENPEKVSQFLQGNTHTSPMVTRMIQDWKLHNERNSVAATSHLQSTQAGIDISRKESMQSVSAIVDEFLKRQSQLGEKGNITTKQLYNNAQQICNTYLMSQQHSPRYLANIPDDLKNQVIHNFKANRRHDPEVFRELKEVTYQFLETDCFPKFLKEVALHNIHDELSDWRFHPSNKNPHRTSSPSGSKENLNGHKQLMQNHISWSPFSTYTSLSRVLFGCMWMGIGFWIGYVLIFLHYSRAIRVTTVVPFGLGCYYIVCGIYQVDIIYSWFGLTQRLMYSHKKGNIEEGRQVYGATYNDDVPLIFTLLGGKSRLIHIEHPFIKKILYKRGLWCLTLVVIFTAIFTVIFCCVPGRRL; from the coding sequence CTACTTAGACTTTTGGATTGATCTTATGGCACACATCAGACTCTGTAAAGATTATGTCTCTACAGTAAGGCAATCAGTAGTTCAGGGGTCTGCTTTGGAAGAATTCCGGAACTTAGATGAAAGAAGTAATGTTAACAGACATATGAACAACGATGAAGATGCATCAGTGACAACCTCAATCCTAATGAATACGTTATTATCAGAGGGATATTTAGATTTTGAGAACCCTGAAAAGGTTTCTCAGTTTTTGCAAGGGAATACTCACACATCCCCGATGGTAACTCGGATGATACAAGATTGGAAATTACATAATGAAAGAAACTCTGTTGCAGCGACAAGTCACCTACAGTCAACTCAAGCTGGTATAGacatttcaagaaaagaaagtatGCAAAGTGTATCAGCTAttgttgatgaatttttgaaaagacAATCTCAGCTAGGAGAAAAGGGAAATATTACTACAAAGCAACTATACAACAATGCCCAGCAAATATGTAACACCTACCTAATGTCTCAGCAACATAGTCCAAGATACTTAGCTAACATCCCCGACGATCTTAAAAACCAGGTTATCCACAACTTTAAGGCTAATAGGCGACATGACCCAGAGGTGTTTAGAGAGCTTAAGGAAGTGACATACCAATTTTTGGAGACAGATTGTTTCCCCAAGTTTCTAAAAGAGGTAGCATTGCATAATATCCATGATGAGCTTTCTGATTGGAGATTCCATCCCTCGAATAAAAACCCACACAGAACATCTTCACCTTCTGGTAGTAAAGAAAATCTCAACGGTCACAAACAATTGATGCAAAATCACATATCTTGGTCACCATTTTCAACATACACTTCGTTAAGTAGAGTTCTATTTGGATGCATGTGGATGGGCATAGGATTTTGGATTGGTTATGTGCTCATATTTCTACACTACAGCAGAGCAATTAGAGTCACCACTGTAGTACCATTTGGACTGGGCTGTTACTATATAGTCTGTGGCATTTATCAAGTTGATATCATATATTCCTGGTTTGGGCTGACCCAAAGATTAATGTACAGTCATAAAAAAGGCAATATAGAAGAAGGAAGACAAGTCTATGGAGCAACATATAATGACGATGTTCCTCTCATATTCACCTTACTTGGTGGTAAATCTAGACTGATACATATAGAACATccatttatcaaaaaaatccTCTATAAAAGAGGTCTCTGGTGTCTAACATTGGTAGTTATCTTTACGGCAATATTCACTGTAATATTTTGCTGCGTTCCTGGCCGTAGATTATAA
- the ENT2 gene encoding epsin (CAGL0A03872g~Ortholog(s) have phosphatidylinositol-4,5-bisphosphate binding activity, role in actin cortical patch assembly, actin filament organization, endocytosis and actin cortical patch, mating projection tip localization), translating to MPSQLVRSAKNMVKGYSSTQVMVRDATANDSTSPSVGVLEDLADKTYDTVEFFEIMDMLDKRLNDKGKYWRHVAKSLTVLDYLVRFGSENCVLWCKENLYIIKTLREFRHEDEVSGSDEGQIIRVKAKELTSLLTDDERLREERALNRANRRNGDAKRRRRRSRSRSTSYRNAYDDDLQKALEESRMTAEEEEARRREQAQYENQDPDLLAALQLSKEEEELKKLQDMQRMQELQAQQQQQNVYYDIFGNPISPEEYYQYQEQQAALLAQQQQAVLLAQQQQQAALLQQQQQQLYYDQMQQLQLQQPTLATGSNNPFSRDNISNNNNTSANNALLPDLQPKPAPSPQPQQQQPQQQPLQKTRTGNQSISDKYSELNNLLASGTGIDTFGNTGEARIPAQHTKTGTFINSQGTGYKQVTNEPKNNPFLSSQYTGLPSTNIVPSHTGYGFGNQQQQQQQQQQQQQQQQQQPQQNYNYNQQQNYQYQQQPQQYQQQQQQQFATPDQGVSLIDL from the coding sequence ATGCCAAGTCAGTTGGTTCGTTCTGCGAAGAACATGGTGAAGGGTTACTCCAGCACGCAGGTGATGGTGCGGGATGCTACGGCGAATGATTCTACGTCTCCGAGCGTCGGGGTGTTGGAGGACCTTGCGGACAAGACGTATGACACTGTTGAGTTCTTTGAGATCATGGACATGCTGGACAAGCGGTTGAACGACAAGGGTAAGTACTGGAGGCACGTTGCGAAGTCGCTGACGGTGCTGGACTACCTGGTGCGGTTTGGGTCGGAGAACTGTGTGCTGTGGTGCAAGGAGAACCTGTACATCATCAAGACGCTGAGGGAGTTCAGACATGAGGACGAAGTGAGCGGTTCCGACGAGGGCCAGATCATCAGAGTGAAGGCCAAGGAGCTGACCTCCTTGCTGACCGATGACGAGAGACTCAGGGAGGAGCGGGCTTTGAATAGGGCCAACAGACGTAACGGCGATGCCAAGCGGAGAAGACGCAGATCACGCTCTAGATCCACCTCTTACCGTAACGCCTACGACGATGACTTGCAGAAGGCTCTGGAGGAGTCTCGGATGACCGCGGAGGAAGAAGAGGCCCGCAGAAGAGAGCAAGCCCAGTACGAGAACCAGGACCCCGATCTCTTGGCAGCTTTGCAACTGAGcaaagaggaagaggaattgaaaaaattgcaGGACATGCAGAGAATGCAAGAGTTGCAGGcacagcagcaacagcaaaaTGTGTATTACGACATCTTTGGCAACCCTATATCTCCAGAAGAGTATTATCAATACCAGGAACAACAGGCTGCATTATTGGcccaacaacaacaagcTGTGCTACTGGCccaacaacagcaacaagCAGCATTAttgcaacagcagcaacaacagcttTACTACGATCAAATGCAACAGTTACAATTGCAACAACCAACTTTGGCTACTGGGTCTAACAATCCATTTTCCAGAGATAACATAAgcaacaataataacacCAGTGCAAATAACGCACTGTTGCCAGATTTACAACCAAAGCCTGCTCCTTCACCACAACcacaacagcagcaaccTCAGCAGCAACCATTACAGAAAACTAGGACAGGCAACCAATCCATCTCAGATAAGTATAGCGAATTGAACAACTTACTAGCATCCGGTACAGGTATAGATACTTTTGGTAACACAGGTGAGGCTCGTATTCCAGCGCAACACACTAAAACAGGCACTTTCATCAATTCTCAAGGTACTGGTTATAAGCAAGTTACCAATGAACCTAAGAATAATCCATTCTTATCTAGTCAATACACTGGTCTACCCAGCACCAATATTGTACCATCACATACTGGTTATGGATTCGGTAAtcagcaacagcagcaacaacagcagcaacaacaacaacagcagcagcagcagcagccaCAACAGAATTACAATTAtaatcaacaacaaaactACCAGTATCAGCAGCAACCACAACAATatcaacagcaacaacagcaacaattTGCTACACCAGATCAAGGTGTCAGTTTGATAGACTTGTAG
- the QRI5 gene encoding mitochondrial 37S ribosomal protein mS38 QRI5 (CAGL0A03883g~Ortholog(s) have role in mRNA processing and integral component of mitochondrial inner membrane localization) has product MQKLKLKLMLNCSSIATTTSARMSLLRMVRPFMAVVPGVRRVSSVPVAGVRVSMPMPFGKMPLPLRASIQTTVQATVQATVQTMQPTVQPLPVTPQALDKEVYVDSVMRKRRKKMKKHKLRKRRRKEKAERRKLSQGR; this is encoded by the coding sequence ATGCAGAAGTTGAAGCTCAAGTTGATGCTGAACTGCTCAAGCATAGCTACAACTACAAGCGCAAGGATGTCTTTGTTGCGGATGGTGAGGCCGTTCATGGCTGTGGTGCCGGGCGTGCGTCGTGTCTCCAGTGTACCAGTCGCCGGCGTGCGAGTGTCAATGCCTATGCCATTTGGGAAGATGCCACTGCCGTTACGAGCATCTATACAAACAACAGTACAAGCAACAGTGCAAGCAACAGTGCAAACCATGCAACCAACCGTGCAACCACTACCTGTGACGCCGCAGGCGCTGGACAAAGAGGTGTATGTCGACTCTGTGATGCGGAAGCGgaggaagaagatgaagaagcaCAAGCTGAGGAAGCGCAGGCGGAAGGAGAAGGCAGAGCGGAGGAAGCTGTCCCAAGGCCGCTAG
- the HMX1 gene encoding Hmx1p (CAGL0A03905g~Ortholog(s) have heme oxygenase (decyclizing) activity and role in cellular iron ion homeostasis, heme catabolic process, response to carbon monoxide, response to oxidative stress): MSVPAPADIGALANRINFNTRDAHNKIDAFMSVRFAVALRHGKLYRQGILAFYYVFQAIEQEIDALLSIDTATGATGATDVSDQKLLASKIVKQFWMPEFRRTEQLYKDLLLLYSPEYPTSTELDAMLVDHQLPPQLQGFVDMVHATVRQNPVTVLAYCHVMYLALFAGGKVMRSTLYRNTGLFPKFEHLSSKELARKGTNFFTFSDAGVDVENQLKWQYKKNYELATREALAENDKLEIIDVAKRIFERNMDIIQEIGQLNKEALTNNKLDLLQYVFEELKFYNKDRSHQQLVYAVLVLLALLVLYRIVYR; the protein is encoded by the coding sequence ATGTCTGTACCCGCCCCCGCCGATATCGGTGCCCTAGCCAACAGGATCAACTTCAACACCAGAGATGCCCACAACAAGATCGATGCGTTCATGTCCGTGCGGTTCGCAGTGGCGCTGAGACACGGCAAGCTGTACCGCCAGGGGATCCTCGCCTTCTACTACGTCTTCCAGGCCATCGAGCAAGAGATAGACGCACTGCTAAGCATAGACACTGCCACTGGTGCCACTGGTGCCACTGATGTATCCGACCAGAAGCTGCTCGCCAGCAAGATCGTCAAGCAGTTCTGGATGCCGGAGTTCAGGCGCACAGAGCAGCTATACAAGGACCTGCTGCTGCTATACTCGCCGGAGTACCCGACGTCCACGGAGCTCGACGCCATGCTCGTGGACCACCAGCTGCCACCGCAGCTGCAAGGGTTCGTGGACATGGTGCACGCGACTGTGCGCCAGAACCCCGTCACAGTGCTGGCCTACTGCCACGTCATGTACCTCGCTTTATTCGCAGGCGGTAAAGTCATGAGGTCCACTCTCTACAGGAACACTGGCTTGTTCCCAAAGTTCGAGCACTTGTCCTCGAAGGAGCTCGCCCGCAAGGGCACCAACTTCTTCACCTTCAGCGACGCAGGCGTAGACGTCGAGAACCAGCTGAAGTGGCAGTACAAGAAGAACTACGAGCTGGCCACCCGCGAGGCACTGGCGGAGAACGACAAGCTCGAGATCATCGACGTCGCCAAGCGCATCTTCGAGAGGAACATGGACATCATCCAGGAGATCGGCCAGCTGAACAAAGAGGCCCTCACCAACAACAAGCTCGACCTGCTGCAGTATGTCTTCGAGGAGCTCAAGTTCTACAACAAGGACAGGAGCCACCAGCAGCTCGTCTACGCAGTGCTCGTGCTCCTCGCATTGCTCGTGCTCTACCGCATTGTATACAGATAG